In the genome of Flavobacterium panacagri, one region contains:
- a CDS encoding arylsulfatase, giving the protein MKTKKYVKLFFFFTINVLSVSFINAQDVLPFPPAPSASQAGVTIETSTYKKRTEPKHLPPNAPNILIILMDDAGPGAPSTYGGEINTSTLSRVANTGISYNRFHSTAMCSPTRASLLTGRNHTRVGNGQIAAIANDFDGFSGTIPKSSATMAEILKNYGYNTAAFGKWHNTPEEQITSKGPFDYWPTGYGFEYFYGFLAGEASQYEPTLVRNTTYVEHPKTSGGHEYYHLSEDLADDAILWLSEQKAYAPEKPFFLYWAPGAAHGPHHVMKEWADKYKGKFDDGWDAYRERVFKRQKEQGWIPQNTLLTPRAESMSSWANIPETEKPFQRRLMEIWAGFAEHADFNAGRVIDQIEKLGELDNTIIIYIWGDNGSSAEGLNGTISEQLAQNAIPTKIEQHITALNELGGLDVLGGPKTDNMFNAGWAWATSTPYQGTKLQGAYFGGTRQPMAISWPKGIKHDKTPRPQFHHVIDIAATIYEIDKIPVPKVVNGFAQDELDGVSMVYTFTDPKAKGTRHTQFFDIMASRGVYQNGWFASARGPREPWVGGIPKGIKQWSPLTDTWQLYNLEQDWSQAVDLALKEPKKLEEMKALFLTESAKNKNLPIGGGLWSTALYHPEDAPSSPLTEWTFDSPIKGMPESAAPKLGKVSSNVTMDVEVPENANGVLYALAGFSGGVTCYVKYGYLNYEFNLFEVQRTKIKSKDKLPKGKVKIEVESKLVDKIGGAMNVTLKVNGATVGQGTVPTAMSLHFTSNATFDIGTDLDSPVSLDYFDQAPFSFNGKIGKTKITYVKKS; this is encoded by the coding sequence ATGAAAACTAAAAAGTATGTAAAACTGTTTTTCTTTTTTACCATAAATGTTTTGTCTGTTAGTTTTATAAATGCACAGGATGTACTGCCATTTCCTCCGGCTCCGTCCGCTTCACAGGCGGGAGTAACGATTGAAACATCGACTTACAAAAAAAGAACTGAGCCCAAACATCTTCCGCCAAATGCACCAAATATTTTGATTATATTAATGGATGATGCAGGTCCTGGAGCTCCGTCGACTTATGGTGGAGAAATAAACACGTCAACATTATCGAGAGTTGCCAATACAGGGATTTCATATAATCGTTTCCATTCCACAGCGATGTGTTCGCCTACGCGTGCCTCTCTGCTTACGGGACGCAATCATACCCGTGTAGGAAATGGGCAGATTGCCGCTATTGCGAATGATTTTGATGGTTTCAGTGGAACCATTCCAAAGAGTTCTGCGACAATGGCGGAGATTTTAAAAAATTACGGTTATAATACCGCAGCCTTTGGAAAATGGCACAATACGCCCGAAGAACAAATTACTTCAAAAGGGCCGTTTGATTATTGGCCAACAGGTTATGGATTCGAATATTTTTATGGTTTTCTGGCTGGAGAAGCTTCACAATATGAACCAACTTTGGTACGAAATACCACTTATGTAGAACATCCTAAAACATCAGGTGGACATGAGTATTACCATTTGTCAGAAGATTTGGCCGATGATGCCATTTTGTGGCTGTCAGAGCAAAAAGCCTACGCGCCTGAAAAACCCTTTTTTTTGTATTGGGCGCCCGGAGCGGCTCATGGTCCGCATCATGTAATGAAAGAATGGGCAGACAAGTACAAAGGCAAATTTGATGATGGCTGGGATGCTTACCGCGAAAGAGTCTTCAAACGCCAGAAAGAGCAGGGATGGATTCCGCAGAATACACTGCTTACGCCAAGAGCAGAATCGATGTCGTCGTGGGCAAATATTCCAGAAACAGAAAAACCTTTTCAGCGCCGGCTTATGGAAATATGGGCAGGCTTTGCTGAACATGCCGATTTTAACGCAGGAAGAGTTATTGACCAAATCGAAAAACTCGGAGAACTTGATAATACGATTATCATTTATATCTGGGGAGACAATGGTTCCTCTGCAGAAGGTTTAAACGGTACAATCAGCGAGCAATTAGCCCAAAATGCAATTCCGACTAAAATAGAACAGCATATTACGGCCTTAAATGAATTAGGAGGTTTAGATGTTCTAGGCGGACCAAAAACTGACAATATGTTCAACGCTGGCTGGGCTTGGGCAACAAGTACGCCGTATCAGGGAACGAAACTACAGGGAGCTTATTTTGGAGGAACACGTCAGCCAATGGCTATTTCGTGGCCAAAAGGAATCAAGCATGATAAAACGCCAAGACCGCAGTTTCATCACGTAATAGATATTGCAGCAACGATTTATGAAATCGATAAAATTCCAGTTCCAAAAGTAGTAAATGGTTTTGCTCAGGATGAATTAGACGGAGTAAGTATGGTCTATACTTTTACTGACCCGAAAGCAAAGGGCACACGCCATACACAGTTTTTTGATATTATGGCAAGTCGAGGAGTCTACCAAAACGGTTGGTTTGCAAGTGCACGAGGACCAAGAGAACCTTGGGTAGGAGGAATCCCTAAAGGTATTAAACAATGGTCACCACTTACAGATACTTGGCAGTTATATAATCTCGAGCAGGATTGGTCGCAGGCGGTTGATTTGGCTTTAAAAGAACCTAAAAAATTGGAAGAAATGAAAGCCTTATTTTTAACCGAATCAGCAAAAAATAAAAACCTTCCAATTGGTGGAGGATTATGGTCAACTGCATTGTACCACCCAGAAGACGCACCCTCTTCGCCCTTAACAGAATGGACTTTTGATTCACCTATAAAAGGAATGCCAGAATCGGCAGCACCGAAATTAGGAAAAGTAAGCAGCAACGTGACAATGGATGTGGAAGTGCCTGAAAACGCAAACGGAGTATTGTATGCGCTTGCAGGATTTTCGGGAGGCGTTACGTGTTATGTGAAATATGGGTATTTAAATTATGAATTTAATTTGTTTGAAGTACAGCGAACTAAAATAAAATCGAAAGATAAACTGCCAAAAGGAAAAGTAAAAATCGAAGTCGAGTCAAAACTAGTCGATAAAATTGGTGGTGCTATGAATGTGACATTAAAAGTAAATGGAGCAACAGTTGGACAAGGAACAGTTCCGACAGCGATGTCGCTTCACTTTACATCAAATGCGACTTTCGATATCGGAACCGATTTAGATTCTCCTGTTTCTTTAGATTATTTTGATCAGGCTCCTTTTTCATTTAATGGAAAAATTGGAAAGACAAAAATTACTTATGTAAAGAAAAGTTGA
- a CDS encoding WG repeat-containing protein → MQQSKIQSLLLLIFIIIYQPVFSQYIPYCQKDKWGFASIDGKIVVPCVYDAVDFYSDDLARVKKMGKVGYINNEGAAVVPFQYDECFRIYEVHHGEHSIGINYNPEIHLNNDFDFQDRLNNRFIVAKNKKYGVMRLIDGKSKIVIPLIYSNIQFDPSTKTFHCLNKQSKVYFSANGKKLTEEEVNNIEKIQYEGVMMGKMESPQVVKSKGKTGVILKNTSRMETVYDTLVPAIYDDIITKKYDNDYVSDSDVFGVKIGKKWGIVGSKNNVLLPVDFDEINFDLSKDSRHWAVYQRTFVVKKNDRWGILGKKDESSQELKVFLPFEFNKISKTYYSYLMVEKDNRFQIFNMETYNLISEKSYSSIKPYEYESVNDFHIFEVKNKLGQTVYLGKNGVEFFVD, encoded by the coding sequence ATGCAGCAATCAAAAATCCAGTCATTATTACTACTAATTTTCATTATAATTTATCAGCCTGTTTTTAGTCAATATATTCCATACTGCCAAAAAGATAAATGGGGATTTGCAAGCATTGATGGTAAAATTGTTGTACCGTGTGTATATGATGCTGTGGACTTTTATTCAGATGATCTGGCAAGAGTAAAAAAAATGGGAAAGGTTGGATATATTAATAACGAAGGGGCGGCAGTAGTTCCTTTTCAATATGACGAATGCTTTCGAATTTATGAAGTTCATCATGGCGAACACTCGATTGGTATTAATTACAATCCTGAGATTCACTTAAACAATGATTTTGATTTTCAAGACAGACTTAACAATCGATTTATTGTCGCCAAAAATAAAAAATACGGTGTAATGCGTTTAATAGATGGAAAATCTAAGATCGTGATTCCGCTGATTTATTCCAATATTCAATTTGATCCTTCTACTAAAACATTTCATTGCTTAAATAAGCAAAGCAAAGTATATTTTAGTGCAAATGGTAAAAAGTTAACAGAGGAAGAAGTTAATAACATTGAGAAAATTCAGTATGAAGGAGTTATGATGGGGAAAATGGAGAGCCCACAAGTTGTAAAAAGTAAAGGTAAGACAGGGGTTATTTTGAAAAACACTTCACGAATGGAAACCGTATATGATACATTAGTTCCTGCAATTTATGATGATATTATAACCAAGAAGTACGATAATGATTATGTTTCAGATAGTGATGTTTTTGGCGTAAAGATTGGCAAAAAATGGGGAATAGTCGGGAGTAAAAATAATGTTCTCTTACCAGTTGATTTTGATGAGATCAATTTTGATTTAAGTAAAGATTCAAGACATTGGGCAGTTTATCAGCGTACTTTTGTAGTCAAGAAAAACGACCGATGGGGAATTTTAGGAAAGAAGGATGAAAGCAGCCAAGAGTTGAAAGTATTTCTTCCTTTTGAGTTCAACAAAATTAGTAAAACATACTACTCATATCTTATGGTAGAAAAGGATAATAGATTTCAAATATTCAACATGGAGACTTATAATTTAATCAGTGAAAAAAGTTATTCATCGATTAAACCCTATGAATATGAATCGGTGAATGATTTCCATATTTTTGAAGTGAAGAATAAACTAGGTCAAACAGTATATCTTGGAAAAAATGGTGTGGAATTTTTTGTGGATTGA
- a CDS encoding TonB-dependent receptor codes for MKLNFSLILLAVFNIGLAQNAKITGKIISENNEAISYASISIKSLKKSATSDDKGNFEMTNLSSGNYSVHFSAMGFIVTEKNIELHENETLDLSIVLQENINTLQTVEITGRKEKSYRNTKSFIGAKTEIALKDLPQAVSYATKELIADQGAIRVGEVIKNFSGVSQFTFYDDISIRGFRINGGSNTQLLNGMRTSTGFWKQPLANYLERVEVLKGPSSALFGNASPGGVLNRVTKKPLDQAANSVSFSTGSFNTLRALADFTGPLTEDKSLLYRLNLGYENANSFRDLQYDKNIVVAPSLSFLPNDKTSVNFDLIYSSSNGNLDRGQSTYENSLYSTKISNSLNSTNDYLKEETYIVTTSLNHQFSDRLSFSGSYIRTGYNEDLLEHRGANKYASAGDGTTIPTAIEMQVFQRKRKRYIDNLSTFFKYQAKTGALDHNLIAGFDYAQEEVPAGGSQLTASGYRNAANNGFIATYNPANKANYLLDSKGNPVPNVAHFDLSNPFASQQLKDMSKYFYVARQVDPTYYSLYGVYLQDHIKFGAFQALIGIRYDEYSDKVNYKKTTETKVKQHSFLPRFGLTYTLNPNINLYGTYVQGYNPQTASTLANPNAGGPFNPLESNMVEFGGKSSWFKEKLFVTVALFKIQQKNTLYPANDPSNPDLMRAIGEEESKGIEIDLNGNITRNWSISAAYSYNEAFITESPIEAEVGRQKANTPRQQGNIWTRYNFTNGALKDFGIAMGSNFATTRTMSQTTTETLPGYTLFNAAFYYNINKFKIQLNANNILNKTYWVGGYDYIRLFPGAPSNWLLTLGYSF; via the coding sequence ATGAAGTTAAATTTCTCATTAATTCTGCTAGCCGTTTTTAATATTGGTCTGGCACAAAATGCAAAAATTACAGGAAAAATCATTTCCGAAAATAATGAAGCCATTTCTTATGCTTCAATTTCAATAAAAAGCCTTAAGAAGAGTGCAACTTCCGATGACAAAGGAAATTTTGAAATGACTAATCTTTCATCAGGAAACTACTCTGTTCATTTCTCTGCAATGGGATTTATTGTGACCGAAAAAAATATAGAATTACATGAAAATGAGACTCTTGATCTTTCTATTGTGCTGCAGGAAAACATCAATACACTACAGACCGTAGAAATTACAGGACGAAAAGAAAAGTCTTACCGAAATACAAAATCTTTTATTGGTGCTAAAACAGAAATTGCTTTGAAAGATTTACCACAGGCCGTTTCCTATGCTACCAAAGAACTTATTGCAGATCAAGGAGCTATTCGTGTAGGGGAAGTTATTAAAAACTTCAGCGGTGTTAGTCAGTTTACTTTTTATGATGATATATCAATTAGAGGTTTTAGAATTAACGGAGGAAGTAATACACAATTACTTAACGGAATGCGTACCTCGACAGGATTTTGGAAACAGCCGCTTGCAAATTATCTGGAACGTGTGGAAGTTCTAAAAGGACCATCTTCAGCTTTATTTGGAAATGCATCTCCTGGAGGAGTTTTAAATCGTGTTACTAAAAAACCATTAGACCAGGCAGCAAACAGTGTTAGTTTTTCAACAGGAAGCTTCAATACCTTAAGAGCACTGGCCGATTTTACTGGGCCATTAACCGAGGATAAATCACTTTTATACCGTTTGAACTTAGGTTACGAAAATGCCAATTCATTCAGAGATTTACAATATGATAAAAATATTGTTGTCGCTCCTTCCCTTTCTTTTCTTCCAAATGATAAAACCAGCGTGAACTTTGATTTGATTTACAGCAGTTCAAATGGAAATCTGGATCGTGGACAATCTACTTATGAAAACAGTCTGTACTCTACAAAAATTTCAAATTCGTTAAACTCAACCAACGATTATTTGAAAGAGGAAACCTATATCGTTACAACTTCTTTAAATCATCAGTTCTCAGATCGTTTATCATTCTCAGGATCTTATATCAGAACGGGGTATAATGAAGATCTTTTAGAGCACCGCGGCGCCAATAAATATGCCTCTGCTGGAGATGGAACTACAATTCCAACAGCAATTGAAATGCAAGTTTTTCAACGTAAACGCAAGCGTTATATTGACAATCTTTCTACTTTCTTTAAATATCAGGCGAAAACTGGTGCTTTAGATCATAATTTAATTGCAGGTTTTGATTATGCCCAGGAAGAGGTTCCTGCAGGTGGTTCACAATTAACTGCAAGCGGGTACAGAAATGCAGCAAACAATGGTTTCATCGCCACTTACAATCCTGCGAACAAAGCCAATTATTTACTGGATTCTAAAGGAAATCCAGTGCCAAACGTAGCACATTTTGATTTGAGCAATCCATTTGCTTCACAGCAGTTAAAAGATATGAGTAAATATTTCTATGTAGCTCGTCAAGTTGATCCAACCTATTATTCATTGTATGGAGTTTATCTTCAGGATCATATCAAATTTGGTGCTTTTCAGGCTTTAATCGGTATCCGTTATGATGAATATTCAGATAAGGTAAATTATAAAAAAACGACAGAAACAAAAGTAAAACAGCACTCGTTTTTACCTCGTTTTGGTCTTACTTATACACTTAATCCAAATATTAACTTATACGGAACTTATGTTCAGGGTTATAATCCTCAAACGGCATCTACTCTCGCAAATCCAAATGCAGGAGGACCATTTAATCCGTTAGAAAGTAATATGGTTGAATTTGGAGGAAAATCATCTTGGTTTAAAGAAAAGCTTTTTGTAACAGTTGCTTTATTCAAAATACAGCAGAAAAATACATTGTATCCTGCTAATGACCCTTCAAATCCAGATTTAATGAGAGCTATTGGTGAGGAAGAATCTAAAGGTATCGAAATTGATTTGAATGGAAATATTACGCGTAACTGGAGTATTTCTGCCGCTTATAGTTATAATGAAGCTTTTATTACTGAAAGTCCGATTGAAGCTGAAGTTGGAAGACAAAAAGCAAATACTCCAAGACAGCAGGGTAATATCTGGACTCGTTATAATTTTACAAATGGTGCTTTAAAAGATTTTGGAATCGCAATGGGATCAAATTTTGCAACAACACGTACTATGAGCCAGACGACTACAGAAACTCTTCCTGGATATACTTTGTTCAACGCTGCTTTCTACTACAATATCAATAAGTTTAAAATCCAGCTGAATGCCAATAATATTTTAAACAAAACTTACTGGGTTGGAGGATACGATTATATCCGTTTATTCCCTGGGGCGCCTTCGAACTGGCTTTTAACTCTAGGTTACTCTTTTTAA
- a CDS encoding arylsulfatase, producing the protein MKSFISPKLLVILAVFLFSCNQSQKTSSVTEKTDSGELDRTTLPIPGPPFGGKIGETYKDSKEEWPKLVTPPQGAPNVIIILLDDVGFGQVSTFGGPVPTPALDKLAANGLKYNRFHTTAICGPSRAALLTGRNHHNAGSGFLAEWATGYPSYNCMIPKTTATSGRILKGNGYSTSWFGKNHNTPDWESSITGPFDRWPTGLGFDYFYGFIGGETHQYYPVLFENTKAVEPDKTPEQGYHFMTDMTDRAINWLEYSKSVAPQKPVMMYFAPGAAHAPHHAPKEWRDKFKGQFDKGWDVVRQETYERQLKMGIIPSGTKLTPRPDWVTPWDKLSSDQKKLFARLMENYAGYLSFADHETGRLLEAISKLPDADNTLVFYIVGDNGASSEGGMDGTLNEIKALNGIPTPLADNLKRINEIGNPDTEPHYPVGWAWAGNAPFQWVKQVASHFGGSRNPMVVSWPKVIKDKGGMRSQFVHLIDVLPTVLDASHLPAPKSVDGVEQKPMDGVSFLSTFTDKNAKPVRTRQYFEVFSNRAIYDNGWVAATQHTFPWRQDYAPGNWDKDKWELYNIDEDYSESVDLSKKYPEKVEELKKIFAEEAKKYNVYPLDDRGTGRLISPKPTPSDPKRKHFTFYAGATRLAETASPNTKNKSHTITAEIELKSKSDSGIIVASGGSSAGFALYVQNGKLVYHYNYFDESRFVITSKESLPVGKSTVKFEFAYDGGGTGKGGTGKLYINNKLVGEGRIDKTVIARFGIDTFGIGEDSGSPVAKSYKAPFKFTGIVDKVEIDLK; encoded by the coding sequence ATGAAGTCTTTTATCAGTCCAAAGCTACTCGTAATTTTAGCTGTATTTCTTTTCAGCTGTAATCAATCTCAGAAAACAAGTTCTGTAACAGAAAAAACAGATTCAGGAGAATTAGATCGAACAACACTTCCAATTCCCGGGCCTCCTTTTGGAGGTAAGATTGGAGAGACCTACAAAGATTCCAAAGAAGAATGGCCAAAATTGGTTACACCGCCACAAGGAGCGCCAAATGTCATTATTATTCTTTTGGACGACGTTGGTTTTGGACAGGTAAGTACTTTTGGAGGCCCAGTTCCGACACCAGCATTGGATAAACTTGCCGCAAATGGCTTAAAATATAATCGATTTCATACTACAGCCATATGCGGACCTTCTAGAGCTGCGTTATTGACAGGAAGAAATCATCATAATGCAGGCTCTGGTTTCTTGGCCGAATGGGCAACAGGATATCCAAGCTACAACTGTATGATTCCTAAAACGACTGCAACATCCGGAAGAATCTTAAAAGGAAATGGATATAGCACCAGCTGGTTCGGAAAAAATCATAATACACCAGACTGGGAAAGCAGTATTACAGGACCTTTTGACCGATGGCCGACAGGTTTAGGATTTGATTATTTCTATGGATTTATTGGAGGCGAAACACATCAATATTATCCAGTTCTTTTTGAAAACACGAAAGCTGTAGAACCAGATAAAACACCAGAACAAGGCTATCATTTTATGACTGATATGACGGATCGAGCGATCAACTGGCTGGAATACAGTAAATCAGTTGCGCCTCAAAAGCCGGTTATGATGTATTTTGCTCCTGGAGCGGCTCACGCACCGCATCATGCACCAAAAGAATGGCGTGATAAATTTAAAGGACAGTTTGATAAAGGCTGGGATGTGGTAAGACAAGAAACCTACGAACGTCAGCTAAAAATGGGAATTATTCCGTCAGGAACAAAATTGACTCCAAGACCTGACTGGGTTACACCTTGGGACAAACTTTCTTCAGATCAGAAAAAACTTTTTGCACGTTTGATGGAAAATTATGCGGGATATCTTTCGTTTGCTGATCATGAAACAGGACGGCTTTTAGAAGCCATAAGCAAACTTCCAGATGCGGATAATACTTTGGTATTTTATATAGTGGGGGATAATGGCGCTAGCTCTGAGGGTGGAATGGACGGAACATTGAATGAAATCAAAGCCTTAAACGGAATTCCGACTCCATTGGCAGATAATTTAAAACGCATTAATGAAATTGGAAATCCAGATACAGAACCGCACTATCCTGTAGGTTGGGCTTGGGCAGGAAATGCTCCTTTTCAATGGGTAAAACAGGTGGCGTCTCACTTTGGCGGGAGCCGTAACCCTATGGTGGTGAGCTGGCCAAAAGTAATCAAAGATAAAGGCGGTATGCGCAGCCAGTTCGTGCATTTGATTGATGTGCTTCCAACAGTTTTAGATGCTTCACATCTTCCAGCTCCAAAATCGGTTGATGGTGTTGAACAGAAACCTATGGACGGCGTTTCTTTTTTATCGACTTTCACTGATAAGAATGCCAAACCAGTTAGAACCAGACAATATTTTGAAGTTTTCAGTAATAGAGCAATTTATGATAATGGCTGGGTTGCTGCTACTCAACACACTTTTCCGTGGAGACAGGATTATGCGCCGGGAAATTGGGATAAAGACAAATGGGAACTTTATAATATTGACGAAGATTACAGCGAATCGGTTGATTTATCTAAAAAATATCCTGAAAAAGTAGAAGAATTGAAAAAGATTTTTGCTGAAGAAGCTAAAAAGTATAACGTCTATCCCTTAGATGACAGAGGAACTGGACGATTAATTTCTCCAAAACCGACTCCGTCTGATCCTAAAAGAAAACATTTTACTTTTTACGCAGGAGCAACAAGATTAGCAGAAACCGCTTCTCCAAATACCAAAAATAAATCGCACACGATTACAGCAGAAATTGAACTCAAATCAAAATCTGACAGCGGCATTATTGTGGCTTCTGGAGGAAGTTCGGCGGGATTTGCTCTTTATGTGCAAAATGGAAAACTAGTCTATCACTATAATTATTTTGATGAATCTCGCTTTGTTATTACGTCAAAAGAATCGCTTCCTGTTGGAAAAAGCACCGTGAAATTTGAGTTTGCTTATGATGGCGGAGGAACAGGAAAAGGAGGGACAGGAAAACTTTATATCAACAATAAATTAGTTGGTGAAGGACGAATTGACAAAACCGTTATTGCCCGTTTTGGAATTGATACTTTCGGAATAGGAGAAGATTCTGGATCGCCTGTGGCAAAATCATATAAAGCACCATTTAAGTTTACCGGAATTGTAGATAAGGTGGAAATTGATTTGAAATAG
- a CDS encoding MFS transporter, with translation MIAKLNEKKSYPWIVVALLWFVALLNYLDRQMLSTMKSAMMDDIPELAKAENFGLLMAIFLWIYALMSPVSGIIADRFNRKRIIIGSLFIWSGVTMAMGYATTFNQIYILRGIMGFSEAFYIPAALSLIADYHQEKTRSFAIAIHTTGIYLGQALGGFGATISKHFSWHFSFHSVGLLGVVYSLILIFFLREKKVYFFDPSKRSSVSYEFKQMFKGLGILFGNISFWVLLFYFAAPSLPGWAAKNWLPTLFTETLHLDMSLAGPIATVTISMSSFFGVLIGGAISDRWVMKHLKGRIYTSVIGLFLTIPALFLFGYCYNIEAIIFGAILFGLGFGIYDTNNMPILCQFVAPRYRATGYGIMNFVGISAGAVITEFLGKAADNGGMRHVFILLLFVVVTAIVLQLVSLHPKTIDMTETE, from the coding sequence ATGATTGCAAAATTGAATGAAAAAAAATCCTATCCTTGGATTGTAGTTGCCTTACTATGGTTTGTTGCTTTATTGAATTATTTAGACCGACAAATGCTCTCCACTATGAAATCAGCTATGATGGATGACATTCCTGAATTGGCTAAAGCTGAAAATTTCGGTCTTTTGATGGCTATTTTCCTTTGGATATATGCACTTATGAGCCCTGTTTCCGGAATTATAGCAGATCGGTTTAACCGAAAAAGAATAATTATAGGAAGTCTTTTTATCTGGTCAGGGGTGACTATGGCGATGGGTTATGCTACAACTTTCAATCAGATTTATATTTTGCGTGGTATTATGGGTTTTAGTGAAGCTTTTTATATTCCAGCTGCATTATCCTTAATTGCAGATTACCATCAGGAAAAAACACGTTCTTTTGCAATTGCGATTCATACTACCGGAATTTATTTAGGACAAGCACTGGGCGGTTTTGGAGCTACTATTTCTAAACATTTTTCCTGGCATTTCAGCTTTCATTCCGTAGGTTTACTCGGTGTAGTTTATAGTTTAATTCTTATATTTTTTTTAAGAGAAAAGAAAGTCTACTTTTTTGATCCTTCAAAAAGGTCATCTGTCAGCTATGAATTCAAGCAAATGTTTAAAGGATTGGGAATTTTATTTGGTAATATCTCCTTTTGGGTTTTACTCTTTTATTTTGCTGCCCCAAGTTTACCAGGCTGGGCAGCCAAAAATTGGTTACCTACCTTATTTACCGAAACCTTGCATTTAGACATGTCTCTCGCGGGACCAATTGCAACGGTAACCATTTCAATGTCTTCTTTTTTTGGCGTTTTAATTGGCGGTGCCATTTCAGATAGATGGGTAATGAAACATCTTAAAGGACGAATTTACACCAGTGTCATTGGATTATTTCTTACCATTCCAGCATTGTTTTTATTTGGCTACTGCTACAATATAGAAGCTATTATTTTTGGCGCGATCCTTTTTGGACTTGGATTTGGAATATACGACACGAACAATATGCCAATTCTTTGTCAGTTTGTTGCACCTCGCTACAGGGCAACCGGATATGGTATTATGAATTTTGTAGGCATTTCGGCAGGAGCTGTTATCACCGAGTTTTTAGGAAAAGCAGCTGATAATGGCGGAATGAGACACGTTTTTATATTACTCTTATTTGTAGTTGTCACTGCCATCGTCTTACAACTAGTGTCACTACATCCAAAAACTATAGACATGACTGAGACGGAATGA